The Exiguobacterium acetylicum genome includes a window with the following:
- a CDS encoding lysine N(6)-hydroxylase/L-ornithine N(5)-oxygenase family protein, which yields MYDLIGIGIGPMNLGLSALAHPTELKTLFFDESEQFSWHPGMMIQDSMMQTSFISDLVTLADPTSSFSYLNYLRSIHRLHTFYFYEKLLISRQGYNDYLRWVATQLDDLRFSTRVIDVQDTGDSFEVLVEDVSTGKRETFEARNVVIGTGSKPAIPESFDDRVIHNTQYVMNKAELLQREKISIVGSGQSAAEIFLDLLTTSAPERPELEWIARSTLFETLETGKLGEEIFSPSYVTYFNQLPLEVRQESVKKFARSQNGISPETLQSIYAHLYDLTEEEQQQVAIRANLEVKEITYDDRFTISMQHQERGDDRVSVTDAVIAATGFSPSLPSFIDRLDIVFEAPNAWKVDADYRIERSVDTPHHLYATANLELSHGPAADNLGMSVSRNQLILNAVAGTELYPVERHATFTTFD from the coding sequence ATGTATGATTTAATCGGCATCGGTATTGGACCGATGAACTTAGGATTGAGCGCACTAGCGCATCCGACAGAATTAAAGACGTTATTTTTTGACGAAAGTGAACAATTTTCATGGCATCCTGGCATGATGATTCAAGACTCGATGATGCAGACGAGCTTCATCTCCGATCTCGTCACACTCGCCGATCCGACAAGTTCGTTTTCCTACCTCAATTACTTACGATCGATTCACCGTCTTCATACCTTCTATTTTTATGAAAAACTTCTAATCTCAAGACAAGGCTATAACGATTACTTACGTTGGGTGGCGACACAACTTGACGATTTACGATTTTCGACACGTGTCATCGATGTCCAAGATACAGGCGATAGTTTTGAAGTCCTCGTCGAAGATGTCTCGACCGGTAAACGTGAAACGTTCGAAGCGCGAAACGTCGTCATCGGTACTGGTTCCAAACCCGCGATTCCTGAATCGTTTGACGACCGTGTCATTCACAATACGCAGTATGTCATGAATAAAGCAGAACTCCTTCAGCGCGAAAAGATCAGCATCGTCGGCTCCGGTCAAAGTGCTGCCGAGATTTTCCTCGATCTCTTGACGACGTCTGCTCCAGAGCGACCTGAGCTCGAATGGATTGCGCGATCGACACTGTTCGAGACACTTGAGACGGGTAAGCTTGGCGAAGAAATTTTTTCACCGAGTTACGTCACGTACTTTAACCAACTTCCTCTTGAAGTACGCCAAGAGTCGGTCAAGAAGTTCGCTCGTTCGCAAAATGGGATCAGTCCTGAGACGCTACAATCGATCTATGCCCACCTCTATGATTTAACGGAAGAGGAACAGCAACAGGTCGCGATTCGCGCGAATCTCGAAGTAAAAGAAATCACATACGATGACCGTTTCACGATCTCGATGCAACATCAAGAACGCGGGGATGACCGCGTATCCGTAACAGATGCCGTCATCGCAGCAACTGGCTTTTCCCCTTCCCTTCCGAGCTTCATCGATCGACTCGACATCGTGTTCGAAGCACCGAATGCTTGGAAAGTCGATGCCGACTATCGAATTGAACGTTCGGTCGATACACCGCATCATCTTTATGCAACCGCTAATTTAGAGCTGTCACATGGTCCGGCTGCGGATAATCTCGGAATGTCCGTTTCGCGGAACCAATTGATTTTGAACGCTGTCGCTGGTACGGAACTCTACCCGGTCGAACGACATGCGACGTTTACGACGTTTGATTAA
- a CDS encoding helix-turn-helix domain-containing protein produces the protein MLGERIKQIRKQKKMTQTDVATGIITKSMLSMVENGKATPSLPALQAIAQRLQVTVEELMLDPRDVQMRKLIETIRSRNTTYHSDEKVQEILRPYLVPETNSYWQGQVFHEYGDALRMSDPELGLTYFEKAEQVFQQLGRQDEQLLAQIAKVYFLFNLKRTKEAYELIEIMDVPREIPLAPKTYLKFQILRVLRSSMFDDHYAEAIALLREGVQYMREQDVYYHVISFQRFLGLFLYLEGEVEQSQREFDRLEQFFAFSETNAVGRIEVDLTKGLIAIFENDSNGMQMAWEKLVAVAIDDAKHYIGQLEIHLLVNGIELPNQTLQQSVDKIWEMQDAWLAASGFDQAMMLRTLVLAMQQGVGQERLEDVQRLKDELQSERLRDDLEQEIQALINIQ, from the coding sequence GTGCTAGGGGAACGTATCAAACAGATCCGAAAACAGAAAAAAATGACGCAAACGGACGTTGCGACCGGTATCATCACGAAGTCGATGCTCAGTATGGTCGAGAACGGGAAAGCAACCCCGTCTTTACCAGCATTACAAGCGATTGCTCAGCGATTACAGGTGACAGTCGAGGAATTGATGCTTGATCCGCGGGATGTTCAGATGCGCAAACTCATTGAAACGATCCGTTCACGGAATACCACGTATCATTCGGACGAAAAAGTTCAGGAAATCTTGCGCCCGTATTTAGTTCCGGAGACAAATTCCTACTGGCAAGGGCAGGTCTTTCATGAATACGGCGATGCTCTCCGAATGTCTGATCCGGAGCTTGGTTTGACATATTTCGAGAAGGCAGAGCAAGTTTTTCAACAGCTCGGTCGTCAAGATGAACAATTACTTGCTCAAATCGCAAAAGTCTACTTTTTATTTAATTTAAAACGAACAAAGGAAGCTTATGAGCTGATCGAAATCATGGACGTTCCACGCGAGATTCCACTTGCGCCGAAAACCTATTTAAAATTTCAAATCCTTCGTGTGCTACGATCGAGTATGTTCGATGATCACTACGCAGAAGCGATTGCGCTATTGCGTGAAGGGGTTCAATACATGCGGGAACAAGATGTCTATTACCATGTCATTTCGTTTCAACGTTTCCTCGGTTTGTTTTTGTATCTGGAAGGGGAAGTCGAACAATCACAGCGAGAGTTTGATCGATTGGAACAATTTTTTGCATTTAGTGAAACGAATGCCGTTGGACGGATTGAAGTCGATTTGACGAAAGGACTTATCGCGATTTTTGAAAACGATTCGAACGGGATGCAAATGGCGTGGGAAAAACTCGTCGCTGTCGCGATTGATGACGCGAAGCATTACATTGGACAACTGGAGATCCATCTCCTTGTAAACGGCATCGAATTACCAAATCAGACGCTTCAGCAGAGCGTCGATAAGATCTGGGAGATGCAAGATGCGTGGCTTGCAGCAAGTGGATTTGACCAAGCGATGATGTTACGGACACTCGTGTTAGCGATGCAACAAGGTGTTGGTCAGGAACGTTTGGAAGATGTTCAGCGATTGAAGGATGAACTTCAAAGCGAACGGCTAAGAGACGATCTCGAGCAAGAGATACAAGCGTTGATTAATATTCAATAA
- a CDS encoding C40 family peptidase, translating into MKKTVLALTTFALIGTTVPVSAASTTLTLTDNVNIRTAASTSAKVITTLKKGTKLTAVKKVNSWYEIRYQSKPAFITSAYVKATTEKAPTTTTYITNTDAVNIRQKATTSSKSLGKLAKNTILTVKKKTGDWYQITYKKQTAYVHATLVSKKTSNVTTDSKPPATTPVKHVVKAVDRSKVYTVNAKEGLNARTAAATNAKVYKTLPHQTVLDVTGAVDSWYQVKLDGKQAYVASTYVKASTKASPPTTPTTPGVSLTPVDTSKTYRVNAPTGLNVRTLPSTSSKVFTQVGHGSTVNVTGETTGKDSGWYQIKIGTGLYYVAKSYITTGSVTTTPPVTPTTPPVTTVPGSTLMERAISIGQQYLGTPYVWGSSSPVNGGFDCSGFINYTLNAAGYAVGRTNVNGYWNDDRYLGAKLSKLRQPKRGDIIFFENTYAAGPTHIGIMLNNDQFIHANTPALGISRVSERYWTQKLLGFKSL; encoded by the coding sequence GTGAAAAAGACTGTTCTCGCCCTCACGACGTTTGCTCTGATCGGTACCACGGTCCCGGTTTCGGCTGCGTCAACGACACTGACTTTGACGGATAACGTCAATATTCGCACGGCTGCCTCGACTTCCGCGAAGGTCATCACGACTCTAAAAAAAGGTACGAAACTAACGGCTGTCAAAAAGGTCAACAGCTGGTACGAAATTAGGTATCAGTCGAAACCAGCGTTCATTACTTCAGCATATGTCAAAGCAACGACGGAAAAGGCTCCCACAACTACGACTTACATAACGAATACCGATGCCGTCAACATTCGTCAAAAAGCAACGACGAGTTCGAAATCACTTGGAAAACTGGCAAAAAACACAATCTTAACTGTTAAGAAAAAAACAGGTGATTGGTATCAGATTACGTATAAGAAACAAACGGCTTATGTCCACGCGACATTAGTCAGTAAAAAGACGTCGAACGTCACGACGGATTCGAAACCACCAGCAACGACTCCCGTCAAACATGTCGTTAAAGCGGTCGATCGCTCGAAGGTCTATACGGTCAATGCGAAGGAAGGCTTGAACGCGCGGACTGCCGCAGCAACAAATGCAAAAGTCTATAAGACATTGCCACACCAGACGGTTCTCGATGTCACAGGCGCCGTCGATTCATGGTATCAAGTAAAGCTCGATGGAAAACAAGCATATGTCGCTTCGACCTACGTCAAAGCCTCAACAAAAGCTTCTCCACCAACAACGCCGACGACTCCTGGTGTCTCTTTGACACCAGTCGATACCTCGAAGACGTATCGCGTCAATGCACCAACCGGGCTGAACGTCCGCACGTTACCTTCGACATCGTCTAAAGTCTTCACACAAGTCGGACACGGTTCGACGGTCAACGTCACGGGTGAAACGACAGGAAAAGATAGCGGCTGGTACCAGATCAAGATCGGAACGGGTCTCTACTATGTCGCGAAGAGTTACATCACGACGGGATCCGTCACGACGACGCCTCCGGTCACACCGACGACACCTCCTGTGACGACCGTTCCTGGTTCGACATTGATGGAACGTGCGATCTCGATTGGTCAACAATATCTTGGTACACCATACGTTTGGGGATCAAGTAGCCCCGTCAATGGTGGATTCGACTGCTCTGGATTCATTAACTATACGTTGAATGCCGCTGGCTATGCAGTCGGACGGACGAACGTCAACGGCTACTGGAACGATGATCGGTACCTCGGAGCGAAGTTATCAAAATTACGTCAACCGAAGCGTGGCGATATCATCTTCTTCGAAAACACATATGCCGCCGGTCCGACGCATATCGGGATCATGCTGAACAACGATCAGTTCATCCATGCGAACACACCGGCACTCGGCATCAGCCGTGTATCGGAACGTTACTGGACGCAAAAACTATTAGGCTTTAAATCACTTTAA
- a CDS encoding ABC transporter ATP-binding protein has translation MLRRFYQYYIPHKRLFWLDFTSALFVGILELAFPLAVQWFIDSLLPNGEMNWIILVSVGLLALYVISTMMQFVVNYFGHKLGINIETDMRRQLFSHVQKQSFRFFDNTKTGHIMSRITNDLFDIGELAHHGPEDAFIAVMTLLGAFSIMLTINVPLALVTIIAVPFLIWLISYANVRMNKSWDRMYGNIAEVNSRVEDSVSGVRVVQSFTNEAYEIERFEKDNATFRQSKINAYKVMSKSLSGIYLTTRLMTLAVLVVGAYLTYRGTLTAGELVGFILYMNILLKPIDKITALLEMYPKGMAGFKRFLSMIDEDASLPDAPDALVVDRLNGGITFKDVAFGYEADRLILENINLTVEPGQTVAFVGTSGAGKTTICSLIPRFYDVLDGAITIDGIDIRQMTKESLRQQIGIVQQDVFLFSGTIAENIAYGDLNATHDQIVQAAERAHLGPMIADLPDGYATQIGERGLKLSGGQKQRLAIARMFLKNPPILILDEATSALDTETEALIQESLAELSENRTTLVIAHRLATIRNADKIFVVTKDGIVEEGSHDELMDQGGYFSRLLERQRV, from the coding sequence ATGTTACGTCGTTTTTATCAGTATTATATCCCGCACAAACGTCTTTTTTGGCTGGATTTCACATCTGCCTTATTTGTCGGGATTTTAGAACTAGCCTTTCCGCTCGCTGTCCAGTGGTTCATCGACTCCTTGTTACCAAACGGAGAGATGAACTGGATCATCCTCGTCAGCGTCGGATTATTAGCGTTATACGTGATCAGTACGATGATGCAGTTCGTCGTCAACTATTTCGGACATAAGCTTGGGATCAATATCGAGACCGATATGCGTCGTCAGTTGTTTAGTCATGTTCAGAAACAGTCGTTTCGTTTCTTTGATAATACGAAGACGGGTCATATCATGAGCCGGATCACAAATGACTTGTTTGATATCGGAGAACTCGCGCATCATGGTCCAGAAGATGCTTTCATCGCTGTCATGACGCTGCTTGGTGCTTTCTCGATCATGTTGACGATCAACGTGCCGCTCGCACTCGTGACGATCATTGCCGTACCGTTTTTGATCTGGCTGATCAGTTATGCGAACGTCCGGATGAATAAATCGTGGGACCGGATGTACGGCAATATCGCGGAAGTCAATTCACGCGTCGAGGACAGTGTCTCTGGTGTCCGTGTCGTTCAGTCGTTTACGAACGAAGCTTACGAAATCGAGCGTTTCGAAAAAGACAACGCGACGTTCCGGCAGTCGAAGATCAATGCCTACAAGGTCATGAGTAAGAGTCTATCCGGCATCTACTTGACGACTCGTTTGATGACGCTTGCCGTCTTAGTCGTCGGAGCCTACCTGACGTATCGTGGCACTTTAACGGCAGGGGAACTCGTCGGATTCATTCTCTATATGAATATCCTGTTGAAGCCGATCGATAAGATTACGGCGTTGCTTGAGATGTATCCGAAGGGGATGGCGGGCTTCAAACGATTCCTCTCGATGATTGATGAAGATGCATCCTTACCTGATGCGCCAGACGCACTCGTCGTCGATCGGTTGAACGGTGGCATTACGTTCAAGGATGTCGCGTTCGGTTATGAAGCCGACCGTCTGATTTTAGAAAATATCAATCTGACGGTCGAACCAGGGCAGACGGTCGCTTTCGTCGGAACGTCGGGGGCAGGGAAGACGACAATCTGTTCGTTGATTCCACGCTTTTATGATGTCTTAGACGGAGCAATCACGATTGACGGAATCGATATTCGACAGATGACGAAGGAGTCATTGCGACAACAAATCGGGATCGTCCAGCAGGATGTCTTCTTGTTCTCAGGGACGATCGCTGAAAACATCGCCTACGGTGACTTGAACGCGACGCATGACCAAATCGTGCAAGCAGCAGAGCGGGCGCATCTCGGACCAATGATCGCGGATCTTCCGGATGGATACGCCACACAAATTGGGGAACGTGGACTAAAACTGTCAGGCGGACAAAAGCAACGACTCGCCATAGCGCGGATGTTCCTCAAGAACCCGCCGATTCTGATTCTCGATGAAGCGACGTCAGCTCTTGATACGGAAACGGAAGCACTGATTCAGGAATCGCTTGCCGAGTTGTCTGAGAACCGGACGACGCTCGTCATCGCACACCGTTTAGCAACGATCCGGAATGCTGATAAGATTTTTGTCGTCACGAAGGACGGAATCGTCGAAGAAGGCTCGCATGACGAGTTGATGGATCAAGGTGGTTATTTCTCCCGTTTATTAGAACGACAGCGCGTTTAA
- a CDS encoding DUF4003 family protein, which translates to MYGQFCENYDESYPVLREETSHDFHRFFALSYTIHDTVFEQAVYERLMRTIKQKTSRFSALRSRYTPLLVAHVQLNSTDPDFLIEEIIVAEKKIKHRLIRDKGVRPFFALNEVLNRRQGIDAFPYMERLHATRPHLNAAKQYVVTSTLLEQKPLPKEFLERVDTSEEWLAQYMERTSERVITAQILAAHPDPSAQQERIIAWRELLERREIIIWDRLMPILALLPSMERVDWIYVTRIVDRERARNRFSDEVNWLIAFHLLLAKTGVTRVQATLLLLAALELTQKP; encoded by the coding sequence ATGTACGGTCAATTCTGTGAGAACTATGATGAGAGTTATCCCGTCTTACGGGAAGAGACGTCACATGATTTCCATCGTTTTTTTGCGCTGTCGTACACGATTCATGATACCGTTTTTGAACAAGCTGTCTATGAGCGGCTGATGCGGACGATCAAACAAAAGACATCGCGCTTTTCAGCGCTCCGGAGCCGCTATACACCATTGCTCGTTGCTCATGTTCAATTGAATAGTACGGATCCAGATTTCTTGATCGAAGAGATCATCGTCGCGGAAAAAAAGATTAAACATCGCCTGATTCGTGATAAAGGCGTCCGTCCATTTTTTGCACTCAACGAGGTACTAAATCGTCGGCAAGGCATCGATGCATTTCCCTATATGGAACGCCTGCATGCGACACGGCCTCATCTGAATGCTGCGAAGCAGTACGTCGTGACATCGACCTTGCTTGAACAGAAGCCATTACCAAAGGAATTTCTAGAGCGGGTCGATACATCAGAAGAGTGGCTCGCGCAATATATGGAACGGACGAGTGAACGTGTCATTACTGCGCAAATCTTAGCGGCGCATCCAGATCCTTCAGCGCAACAGGAACGAATCATTGCATGGCGGGAATTACTCGAACGGCGAGAAATCATCATTTGGGATCGTTTAATGCCGATTCTTGCGTTGTTACCGTCGATGGAACGTGTCGACTGGATTTATGTGACACGCATTGTCGATCGGGAGCGAGCACGGAACCGTTTTTCTGACGAGGTCAACTGGTTGATTGCCTTTCATCTGTTACTCGCTAAAACGGGTGTGACACGAGTTCAAGCTACTTTGTTACTACTAGCAGCACTAGAACTGACACAAAAACCTTGA